A single window of Streptomyces cathayae DNA harbors:
- a CDS encoding alkaline phosphatase family protein, with translation MTDTSRTPHTPNPAPAAHTTAWPLIPGAHPEPLAPASAPRPEYGTGSLADLLPTLAAGMGVPGLTAAIPELAPADRNCVFLIDGLGWEQLAAHPEEALFMASLLPGSRGGTGRPITTGYPATTATSLASVGTGLPPGAHGLPGYTVRNPDTGELMNQLRWQPWTRPDTWQPYPTVFELAHRAGVHAAQVSSPTFAHTPLTKVALSGGTFHGRLSGEERMDLAAEQLAAADRSLVYTYYAEVDGAGHRYGVDSDTWRGQLMYVDRLVQRLAEQLPPRSALYVTADHGMVDVPFDEEHRIDFDHDWELGAGVALLGGEGRARHVYAVPGAENDVLTCWREVLGEQFWVASRDEAIAAGWFGPRVDDRVHHRIGDVVAAARDDVLVIASEREPNESAMVGNHGSLTPAEQLVPLLEVRS, from the coding sequence ATGACAGACACCTCCCGGACCCCGCACACCCCGAATCCCGCGCCGGCCGCCCACACCACCGCCTGGCCCCTCATCCCCGGGGCCCACCCCGAGCCCCTCGCCCCGGCCTCCGCACCCCGGCCCGAATACGGCACCGGCTCACTGGCCGACCTGCTGCCCACGCTCGCCGCGGGCATGGGCGTCCCCGGTCTCACCGCCGCGATCCCCGAGCTGGCCCCCGCCGACCGGAACTGCGTGTTCCTGATCGACGGCCTCGGCTGGGAGCAGCTGGCGGCGCACCCCGAGGAAGCCCTGTTCATGGCGTCCCTGCTGCCCGGCTCGCGCGGCGGCACCGGACGGCCGATCACCACGGGCTACCCGGCCACCACCGCCACCTCCCTCGCCTCCGTCGGCACCGGTCTGCCGCCCGGAGCGCACGGCCTGCCCGGGTACACCGTGCGCAACCCGGACACCGGCGAACTGATGAACCAGCTGCGCTGGCAGCCCTGGACCCGACCCGACACCTGGCAGCCGTACCCCACCGTCTTCGAACTGGCCCACCGCGCCGGGGTGCACGCCGCCCAGGTGTCCTCGCCCACCTTCGCCCACACACCGCTGACGAAGGTCGCGCTGAGCGGCGGCACCTTCCACGGGCGGCTCTCCGGCGAGGAGCGCATGGACCTCGCGGCCGAACAACTGGCCGCCGCCGACCGCTCCCTGGTCTACACGTACTACGCCGAGGTCGACGGCGCCGGACACCGCTACGGCGTCGACTCCGACACCTGGCGAGGCCAGCTCATGTACGTGGACCGCCTGGTCCAGCGCCTGGCCGAACAGCTCCCGCCGCGCAGCGCGCTCTACGTCACCGCCGACCACGGGATGGTCGACGTGCCCTTCGACGAGGAGCACCGCATCGACTTCGACCACGACTGGGAGCTGGGCGCCGGGGTCGCCCTGCTCGGCGGCGAGGGCCGCGCCCGCCACGTCTACGCCGTCCCCGGCGCCGAGAACGACGTACTGACCTGCTGGCGCGAGGTGCTCGGTGAGCAGTTCTGGGTGGCCTCGCGGGACGAGGCGATCGCGGCGGGCTGGTTCGGCCCCCGCGTCGACGACCGCGTCCACCACCGCATCGGCGATGTGGTCGCCGCCGCGCGGGACGACGTACTGGTCATCGCCTCGGAGCGGGAGCCGAACGAGTCGGCGATGGTCGGCAACCACGGTTCGCTGACCCCGGCCGAGCAGCTGGTCCCGCTGCTCGAAGTACGCTCCTGA
- a CDS encoding thymidine kinase yields MPELVFFSGTMDCGKSTLALQIEHNRSARGLVGMIFTRNDRAGEGKLSSRLGLVTDAVEVGDRADLYTHLVDHLTQGRRADYVIADEAQFLAPEQIDQLARVVDDLEIDVYAFGITTDFRSKLFPGSQRLVELADRVEVLQVEALCWCGARATHNARTVGGVMVVEGAQVVVGDVTDSTDEVGYEVLCRRHHRRRMTATTARAATLSPDVLPVT; encoded by the coding sequence ATGCCCGAGCTGGTGTTCTTCTCCGGAACGATGGACTGCGGGAAGTCGACGCTGGCTCTCCAGATCGAGCACAACCGCTCGGCGCGCGGCCTGGTGGGCATGATCTTCACCCGTAACGACCGTGCCGGGGAGGGCAAGTTGTCCTCCCGCCTCGGCCTGGTCACCGACGCGGTGGAGGTCGGGGACCGAGCGGACCTGTACACGCACCTCGTCGACCACCTCACACAGGGCAGGCGCGCGGACTACGTGATCGCGGACGAGGCACAGTTCCTGGCCCCGGAGCAGATAGACCAGCTCGCACGGGTGGTGGACGACCTGGAGATCGACGTCTACGCCTTCGGCATCACGACCGACTTCCGCTCCAAACTGTTCCCGGGCTCCCAGCGCCTGGTCGAACTGGCCGACCGGGTCGAGGTACTCCAGGTCGAGGCCCTGTGCTGGTGCGGCGCCCGCGCCACCCACAACGCCCGCACCGTCGGCGGAGTCATGGTCGTGGAGGGCGCCCAGGTGGTGGTCGGCGACGTCACCGACTCCACGGACGAGGTCGGCTACGAGGTCCTGTGCCGCCGCCACCACCGCCGCCGCATGACAGCCACGACGGCCCGCGCGGCGACTCTGTCACCGGACGTCCTGCCGGTCACCTGA
- a CDS encoding Na+/H+ antiporter subunit E, translating into MTGREKTHRIRHHLPMVGWLWLLWILLWGSVGPVVLVGGLLVALAVVGTFSLPPVLPGAVPRPLAIGRLLIALLTDLIGSGTAVAWQVLRYGGKTSAAIVEVPLRVDSDLLITAVAEFTTIAPGTLVVEIDRRRQRLYVHTIPVHDEADIARRREAVQSVERRVARAVGTTRRRTGPPGDDGSGPPGDTGTGPSPDPDRGGSTP; encoded by the coding sequence TTGACCGGCCGGGAGAAGACCCACCGGATCCGGCACCACCTGCCCATGGTCGGCTGGCTGTGGCTGCTGTGGATCCTGCTGTGGGGGTCCGTGGGCCCGGTGGTCCTCGTCGGCGGCCTGCTCGTCGCCCTGGCCGTCGTCGGGACCTTCTCCCTGCCGCCGGTCCTGCCGGGGGCCGTGCCCCGGCCCCTGGCGATCGGGCGCCTGCTGATCGCCCTGCTGACCGACCTCATCGGGTCCGGGACCGCCGTCGCCTGGCAGGTCCTGAGGTACGGGGGGAAAACATCCGCCGCGATCGTCGAGGTCCCGCTGCGCGTCGACAGCGACCTGCTGATCACCGCCGTGGCCGAGTTCACCACCATCGCGCCCGGCACGCTGGTGGTCGAGATCGACCGGCGCCGGCAACGGCTGTACGTCCACACGATCCCGGTCCACGACGAAGCCGACATCGCCCGCCGCAGAGAGGCGGTGCAGTCCGTGGAACGCAGGGTCGCGCGGGCCGTCGGCACCACCCGCCGCCGCACCGGACCGCCCGGAGACGACGGCTCCGGACCGCCCGGAGACACCGGCACCGGGCCTTCCCCCGACCCCGATCGAGGAGGCAGCACCCCATGA
- a CDS encoding monovalent cation/H+ antiporter complex subunit F, translating to MTAVYTATLAMLAAAGLLTLLRLVRGPDALNRIVALDVLLTMIIAGTAVGMPVREDTTALPVLVVLALLAFTGSVTAAHLVEKRAGLR from the coding sequence ATGACCGCCGTGTACACCGCCACCCTGGCCATGCTGGCCGCGGCCGGACTGCTCACCCTGCTGCGCCTCGTGCGCGGCCCGGACGCGCTCAACCGCATCGTGGCGCTGGACGTCCTCCTGACGATGATCATCGCCGGGACCGCCGTGGGCATGCCCGTGCGCGAGGACACCACAGCCCTGCCCGTGCTTGTCGTCCTCGCCCTGCTCGCCTTCACCGGATCGGTGACGGCCGCCCACCTGGTCGAGAAGCGGGCGGGCCTGCGATGA
- a CDS encoding DUF397 domain-containing protein, whose protein sequence is MNTVESELTWFKSSYSDTEGGQCIEVAAASTAVHIRDSKAPAGSVVTVSREAWTGFVELTSSEWHV, encoded by the coding sequence ATGAACACCGTCGAGTCCGAACTCACCTGGTTCAAGAGCAGCTACAGCGACACCGAGGGCGGCCAGTGCATCGAAGTCGCAGCTGCTTCAACTGCTGTGCACATCCGTGACTCGAAGGCCCCCGCCGGGTCAGTCGTCACGGTCTCGCGTGAGGCGTGGACGGGATTCGTCGAGTTGACCTCGTCGGAGTGGCACGTCTGA
- the mnhG gene encoding monovalent cation/H(+) antiporter subunit G yields MTAVSDVATAVLLPAGAIFCLLGSVGLLRFPDIGSRLHAAAKAQTLGLLLILSGTAAQTPLRYAPVLLLVILFQLLTAPITSQIVGRTAYRVQALDRRKLFRDELADRLALDGTPVDAQPSSEDADR; encoded by the coding sequence ATGACCGCCGTGTCCGACGTGGCCACCGCCGTCCTGCTCCCGGCCGGTGCGATCTTCTGCCTGCTCGGCTCCGTGGGACTGCTCCGCTTCCCGGACATCGGCAGCCGCCTGCACGCGGCCGCCAAGGCCCAGACGCTCGGCCTGCTGCTCATCCTGTCGGGGACCGCCGCGCAGACGCCCCTGCGCTACGCGCCGGTGCTCCTGCTCGTCATCCTGTTCCAGTTGCTCACCGCGCCGATCACCAGCCAGATCGTCGGCCGTACCGCCTACCGGGTCCAGGCCCTCGACCGCCGCAAACTGTTCCGGGACGAACTCGCCGACCGCCTCGCGCTCGACGGCACCCCGGTGGACGCGCAGCCGTCGAGCGAGGACGCGGACCGGTGA
- a CDS encoding Na+/H+ antiporter subunit D yields MTALLLVLPVVLPILAAGVSLLGLPGRVVRVMSTLVLAGVLADAVALLVLADTRGPQAVHVGGWPAPLGITLVADRLSALLLMVSVLVTLAVLLFAIGQGTAEDRRSTAEVFHPAYLLLVAGVGLAFLTGDLFNLFVAFEVLLAASYVLITLDADGNRTRAGMTYTIISLTSSLLFLTLVGLVYAATGTVTLAQLGPRLAELPDGLRGALALLLLAVLGIKAALVPLHFWLPDSYPTAPAPITAVFAALLTKVAVYALLRTQTLLFPRSSVWTLLACVAIATMIVGILGALAQDDVNRLLSFALVSHIGFMLFGLALFDTIGLTGTVLYMVHHIVVQAALFLAAALVVRHTETTGLERMAQRPPPTPVVAVLFALPALSLAGIPPFSGFVAKLTLLRAGAGQGGTAAYALAATALLTSLLTLYAMTRVWTRAFMRQKPYPDRRDADRPDPHRREGDRRAPAPRDEPTASDTVRSPESHAGRYGAGLMTAATAVMVVTSVAVAVWAGPLAHVGEQAARELLDPRAYRSAVMTGEDR; encoded by the coding sequence ATGACCGCACTGCTGCTCGTCCTGCCCGTGGTGCTGCCGATCCTGGCCGCCGGTGTGTCCCTGCTCGGCCTGCCCGGCCGGGTGGTCCGCGTGATGAGCACCCTCGTCCTGGCGGGCGTCCTGGCGGACGCGGTGGCTCTGCTCGTCCTCGCCGACACCCGCGGTCCGCAGGCCGTGCACGTCGGCGGCTGGCCGGCCCCGCTGGGCATCACGCTCGTCGCCGACCGGCTGTCGGCGCTCCTGCTCATGGTGTCCGTCCTGGTGACCCTGGCCGTGCTGCTCTTCGCCATCGGCCAGGGCACCGCCGAGGACCGCCGCAGCACGGCGGAGGTCTTCCACCCCGCCTATCTGCTGCTCGTCGCCGGGGTGGGCCTGGCCTTCCTCACCGGCGACCTGTTCAACCTCTTCGTGGCCTTCGAAGTGCTGCTCGCCGCCTCCTACGTCCTGATCACCCTGGACGCCGACGGAAACCGCACCCGGGCGGGCATGACGTACACGATCATCAGTCTGACGTCCTCCCTGCTGTTCCTCACGCTCGTCGGCCTGGTGTACGCGGCCACCGGCACGGTCACCCTGGCCCAGCTCGGGCCGCGGCTCGCCGAACTCCCCGACGGCCTGCGCGGCGCGCTCGCCCTGCTGCTCCTGGCCGTCCTGGGCATCAAGGCGGCACTCGTCCCCCTGCACTTCTGGCTGCCCGACAGCTACCCCACCGCGCCGGCGCCGATCACCGCCGTGTTCGCCGCGCTGCTGACCAAGGTCGCCGTCTACGCCCTGCTGCGCACCCAGACGCTGCTCTTCCCGCGCTCCAGCGTGTGGACCCTGCTGGCCTGCGTGGCGATCGCCACCATGATCGTGGGCATCCTCGGCGCCCTCGCCCAGGACGACGTCAACCGGCTGCTGTCCTTCGCCCTCGTCAGCCACATCGGCTTCATGCTCTTCGGACTCGCGCTGTTCGACACCATCGGGCTCACCGGCACGGTCCTCTACATGGTCCACCACATCGTCGTCCAGGCCGCGCTCTTCCTGGCCGCCGCCCTCGTCGTACGCCACACGGAGACGACGGGCCTGGAACGCATGGCGCAGCGGCCGCCCCCGACGCCGGTGGTCGCCGTGCTGTTCGCCCTCCCCGCCCTGAGCCTGGCCGGGATCCCGCCGTTCTCCGGGTTCGTGGCCAAACTGACCCTGCTGCGGGCCGGCGCGGGACAGGGCGGCACCGCGGCGTACGCCCTCGCCGCGACCGCCCTGCTCACCAGCCTGCTGACGCTCTACGCCATGACCCGGGTGTGGACCAGGGCCTTCATGCGGCAGAAGCCGTACCCGGACCGCCGCGACGCGGACCGTCCGGACCCGCACCGCCGCGAGGGCGACCGCCGGGCCCCGGCGCCGCGGGACGAGCCCACGGCCTCCGACACCGTCCGCAGCCCGGAGTCCCACGCGGGCCGGTACGGGGCCGGGCTGATGACCGCCGCCACCGCCGTCATGGTGGTGACCAGCGTCGCGGTCGCCGTCTGGGCGGGCCCGCTCGCCCACGTCGGCGAACAGGCCGCACGCGAACTGCTCGATCCGCGGGCCTACCGCTCCGCCGTCATGACCGGGGAGGACCGTTGA
- a CDS encoding Na(+)/H(+) antiporter subunit C, translating to MNGTVDNTVNTLDVTMAVVVGGLFTIGFHLMLQRSLMRIVLGFILLGHGTNLLLLVAGGTPGRPPVLDGQPVNPAEPADPLPQAMALTSIVITFGLTAFLMALAYRSWRLSGSDEVRDDVEDRRIDIALQRAGSDEVSGTHDGDGPGGDESDGDGPGGDESDGDGPDGGGDEPDHRDHGTAPGDHR from the coding sequence GTGAACGGCACGGTGGACAACACGGTGAACACCCTCGACGTGACGATGGCCGTCGTGGTGGGCGGCCTGTTCACGATCGGCTTCCACCTCATGCTGCAACGGTCCCTGATGCGGATCGTCCTCGGCTTCATCCTCCTGGGCCACGGCACCAACCTGCTGCTCCTGGTCGCCGGCGGCACCCCCGGCCGGCCCCCGGTACTGGACGGGCAGCCGGTGAACCCGGCGGAGCCCGCCGACCCGCTGCCCCAGGCCATGGCACTGACGTCGATCGTGATCACGTTCGGTCTCACGGCGTTCCTGATGGCCCTCGCCTACCGCTCCTGGCGGTTGTCCGGCAGCGACGAGGTGCGCGACGACGTGGAGGACCGACGCATCGACATCGCCCTGCAGCGTGCCGGGTCCGACGAGGTGAGCGGCACCCACGACGGCGACGGACCCGGCGGCGACGAATCCGACGGCGACGGACCCGGCGGCGACGAATCCGACGGCGACGGACCCGACGGCGGCGGCGACGAGCCGGACCACCGCGACCATGGCACCGCCCCGGGGGACCACCGATGA
- a CDS encoding Na+/H+ antiporter subunit A — MLVLLAAYATVAVSIPWWERRLGRAVWAVAALVPSATVVWAGTRAAGVLDGGAYQESLRWAPSLGLTVDLRLDALSLLMLWVVAGVGVLVLLYCRYYVEQDAGPLAALLLAFAGAMIGLVLADNLFVLYVFWELTTVASFLLIAGPGKRAEQRRAARQALLVTVAGGLAMLLGFIVLGQAAGTYRVSAILADPPRGGAVSAAVVLVLAGAFTKSAQMPLHGWLPAAMVAPTPVSAFLHAAAMVKAGVYLIARLAPALADVAPWRPMVLGVGLATMVVAAWRALRETDLKLLLAYGTVSELGLLTALLGAGTRTAALAGVVMLLAHAAFKSALFLSVGIVDHHTGTRDIRELSGLGRRLPVLFGVTALAAASMAGLPPLIGFLGKEAALEAFLHGTELAGHQQLTVVLVVGSALTVAFAARFLHGAFGGPPAERAARSARGPEAGFVAPVAVLSGAGLVLGVAYPATAALTTAYANAYPPGAGGPYALALWPGFTPALGLSVLSLGAGLLIHALRRRAAVVNRLPRLTDVQYAYDRAVEGVDRLAVTLTRHTQVGSLPVYLTVLLTTVVAVPGAALLAAAPSLGSPPLWRYSLEPVLAVVMLAAAAAVVAARHRLTAILLTGAVGYGAAGLFLVRGAPDLALTQFLVETTTLVVVVLVLRRMPARFDSGRRSVPGRVLRGTVAVGVGAVVTCFALAAASARTAPVISPGYLRRAAETGALNVVDAIIVDFRALDTLGEISVVLVAAVGVGSLIRFHDRDAVQVADEEPLARFPTTHWDEPRQTWLPGAGERPGGERSVLMEVAIRLLFPSILVLSVFLLFSGHYRPGGGFSGGLVAGLAFVLRYLVGGQADLGAAVRLRPVAVAGTGLAIAAVTALVPLAVGGAPLDSALLSWHLPLLGEVKWATSLFLDVGVYLVVVGVVLKLLAAVGVSLGEAGATAAGEGEGSVR; from the coding sequence GTGCTGGTCCTGCTGGCCGCCTATGCGACGGTCGCAGTGTCGATCCCCTGGTGGGAACGGCGGCTCGGCCGGGCGGTGTGGGCCGTGGCGGCCCTGGTGCCGTCGGCGACGGTGGTCTGGGCGGGCACGCGGGCGGCGGGCGTCCTGGACGGCGGCGCGTACCAGGAGTCCCTGCGGTGGGCTCCGTCGCTCGGTCTGACGGTCGATCTGCGCCTGGACGCCCTGTCGCTGCTGATGCTGTGGGTGGTGGCCGGTGTCGGGGTGCTGGTGCTGCTGTACTGCCGGTACTACGTCGAACAGGACGCCGGCCCGCTGGCCGCCCTGCTGCTGGCCTTCGCCGGGGCGATGATCGGACTGGTCCTGGCGGACAACCTCTTCGTGCTGTACGTCTTCTGGGAGCTGACCACGGTCGCCTCCTTCCTGCTGATCGCGGGTCCCGGAAAGCGGGCCGAACAGCGCCGGGCGGCCCGTCAGGCCCTGCTGGTGACGGTGGCCGGCGGCCTGGCGATGCTGCTCGGTTTCATCGTGCTGGGCCAGGCGGCCGGCACCTACCGCGTCTCGGCGATCCTCGCGGACCCCCCGCGGGGCGGCGCGGTCTCCGCCGCCGTGGTGCTCGTCCTGGCCGGCGCGTTCACCAAGTCCGCGCAGATGCCGCTGCACGGCTGGCTGCCCGCGGCGATGGTGGCCCCCACACCGGTCAGCGCCTTCCTGCACGCGGCGGCGATGGTCAAGGCCGGGGTCTACCTGATCGCCCGCCTGGCGCCCGCCCTGGCCGACGTGGCGCCGTGGCGGCCGATGGTGCTCGGCGTGGGGCTCGCCACGATGGTGGTGGCCGCGTGGCGGGCGCTGCGCGAGACCGACCTGAAGCTGCTCCTCGCCTACGGGACCGTCAGCGAACTCGGTCTGCTGACCGCCCTGCTGGGCGCCGGGACCCGGACGGCGGCGCTGGCCGGCGTGGTGATGCTGCTGGCGCACGCGGCGTTCAAGTCGGCGCTGTTCCTGTCCGTCGGGATCGTGGACCACCACACCGGTACCCGCGACATCCGGGAGCTGTCGGGACTGGGCCGCCGGCTGCCCGTGCTCTTCGGCGTCACGGCACTCGCCGCCGCGTCGATGGCCGGTCTGCCGCCCCTCATCGGCTTCCTGGGCAAGGAAGCCGCCCTGGAGGCGTTCCTGCACGGCACCGAACTCGCCGGCCACCAGCAGCTGACGGTGGTGCTGGTGGTCGGCTCCGCGCTGACCGTGGCGTTCGCGGCACGGTTCCTGCACGGCGCCTTCGGCGGACCGCCGGCGGAGCGGGCGGCGCGGTCCGCGCGCGGACCGGAGGCGGGATTCGTCGCACCGGTGGCCGTACTGTCCGGGGCGGGCCTGGTGCTGGGCGTGGCGTACCCCGCCACGGCGGCCCTGACCACCGCCTACGCCAACGCCTATCCGCCGGGGGCCGGCGGGCCGTACGCACTGGCCCTGTGGCCCGGGTTCACCCCGGCTCTCGGGCTGTCCGTGCTGTCGCTCGGCGCCGGTCTCCTGATCCACGCGCTCCGCCGCCGCGCCGCCGTGGTGAACCGCCTGCCGCGCCTGACCGACGTGCAGTACGCGTACGACCGCGCGGTCGAGGGCGTGGACCGGCTGGCCGTGACCCTGACCCGGCACACCCAGGTCGGCTCGCTGCCCGTCTATCTGACCGTGCTGCTCACGACGGTCGTCGCGGTGCCCGGCGCGGCACTCCTGGCGGCGGCACCGTCGCTGGGGTCACCGCCCCTGTGGCGGTACTCGCTCGAACCGGTGCTGGCCGTGGTCATGCTGGCGGCCGCCGCGGCGGTGGTGGCCGCCCGGCACCGGCTCACCGCCATCCTGCTCACCGGGGCCGTCGGGTACGGCGCGGCGGGCCTGTTCCTGGTCCGCGGAGCCCCGGACCTGGCGCTCACCCAGTTCCTGGTCGAGACGACGACGCTGGTCGTCGTGGTGCTGGTGCTGCGCCGGATGCCGGCCCGGTTCGATTCCGGCCGCAGGTCGGTGCCGGGGCGGGTGCTGCGGGGCACGGTGGCCGTCGGGGTCGGCGCCGTCGTCACCTGCTTCGCGCTGGCGGCGGCCTCCGCGCGGACGGCCCCGGTGATCTCGCCCGGATACCTGCGCCGGGCGGCGGAGACGGGCGCCCTCAACGTCGTCGACGCGATCATCGTCGACTTCCGGGCCCTGGACACGCTGGGCGAGATCTCGGTCGTGCTGGTGGCGGCGGTCGGAGTGGGCAGCCTGATCCGGTTCCACGACCGTGACGCGGTACAGGTCGCCGACGAGGAGCCGCTCGCCCGCTTCCCCACCACGCACTGGGACGAGCCCCGGCAGACCTGGCTGCCGGGGGCCGGCGAACGGCCCGGCGGCGAGCGCTCGGTCCTGATGGAGGTGGCCATCCGGCTGCTCTTCCCCTCGATCCTGGTGCTCTCGGTGTTCCTGCTGTTCTCGGGGCACTACCGCCCCGGCGGAGGGTTCTCCGGCGGACTGGTCGCGGGGCTGGCGTTCGTCCTGCGGTACCTCGTCGGCGGCCAGGCCGACCTCGGCGCCGCCGTACGCCTGCGCCCGGTCGCCGTCGCGGGCACGGGCCTGGCGATCGCGGCGGTCACCGCCCTGGTGCCGCTGGCCGTCGGCGGTGCGCCGCTGGACAGCGCTCTGCTGAGCTGGCACCTGCCGCTGCTGGGCGAGGTGAAGTGGGCGACCAGCCTGTTCCTCGACGTCGGCGTCTACCTGGTCGTGGTCGGTGTCGTCCTCAAGCTCCTGGCGGCGGTGGGCGTCTCGCTCGGCGAGGCCGGTGCGACGGCGGCCGGGGAAGGGGAGGGATCCGTCCGGTGA
- a CDS encoding DUF5998 family protein, which yields MGAMAKTSTTTQGLRAAIERSGYYPALVAEAVEAAVGGEPVRSYLVHQETTFDQNEVRRHVTVLVLTGNRFIVSHTDEQAADSTSPTPYATTSTESVKLGRISSIVVSRVVANPESYKPGTLPREIVLTIGWGAVSRLDLEPAACGDPNCEADHGYTGSSTADDLSLRVSEAGDGPETVRQALAFAQALSEATADPTN from the coding sequence ATGGGCGCCATGGCCAAGACCAGTACGACGACCCAGGGGCTGCGAGCGGCGATCGAGCGCAGCGGCTACTACCCGGCCCTCGTGGCCGAGGCGGTGGAGGCCGCCGTGGGCGGCGAGCCCGTTCGGTCGTACCTGGTCCACCAGGAGACGACGTTCGACCAGAACGAGGTGCGGCGCCATGTGACCGTGCTCGTCCTCACCGGCAACCGCTTCATCGTCAGCCACACCGACGAGCAGGCCGCCGACTCCACCTCCCCGACGCCCTACGCCACCACGTCCACGGAGTCCGTGAAGCTCGGCCGGATCTCGTCGATCGTGGTCAGCCGTGTGGTCGCCAACCCCGAGTCGTACAAGCCGGGCACCCTGCCCCGCGAGATCGTGCTCACCATCGGCTGGGGCGCGGTCTCCCGCCTCGACCTGGAGCCGGCCGCCTGCGGCGACCCCAACTGCGAGGCCGACCACGGCTACACCGGCAGCTCGACCGCCGACGACCTCAGCCTGCGGGTCAGCGAGGCCGGGGACGGACCGGAGACGGTGCGCCAGGCGCTCGCCTTCGCGCAGGCCCTCTCCGAGGCGACCGCGGATCCCACGAACTGA